One segment of Castanea sativa cultivar Marrone di Chiusa Pesio chromosome 3, ASM4071231v1 DNA contains the following:
- the LOC142628161 gene encoding cytochrome P450 CYP749A22-like has product MGAVEILVISLTSSLCLYFLVTLIRGLHKLWWTPIHMKNQLSSQGIKGPSYRFFHGSTKKIINMKQEAMSRPMNLSHDIFSTVLPHVHSWLDKYGNNYLQWIGPKAQLVVTEPELIKEIMNNRDNAYPKPETAPYTKKLLGDGLATSEGEKWAKMRKLANSAFHAESLKNMIPSMISSVEVMLERWKHHEGKEIEVFEEFRLLTSEVISRTAFGSSYLEGKNIFQMLTKLALISSRNAFKLRFPGVSKIYKTNDEIKSEELVKGIHNAILEIIKKREEKVMTGEGSSFGGDFLQLLVEAHHDANASLKISIEDLVDECKTFYIAGQESTSTLLVWTIFLLAIHTDWQEKARKEVLNLFGQQNPNSDGITKLKTMGMIINESLRLYPPVTGIARKVEREVRLGKLTLPANLLLYIPALAPHHDPKIWGEDVHLFKPERFSEGIAKATNNNIAAFFPFGIGPRNCVGLNFATTEAKIALSMILQRYAFTLSPAYVHSPFQLLSIRPQHGVQVMLHSL; this is encoded by the exons ATGGGTGCTGTTGAAATCCTTGTAATCAGTCTTACAAGCTCCCTGTGCCTGTACTTTCTCGTAACTCTCATCCGGGGCCTTCACAAACTATGGTGGACTCCAATTCACATGAAGAATCAATTGAGTTCACAGGGAATCAAAGGTCCTTCCTACAGATTCTTCCATGGAAGcaccaaaaaaattatcaacatgAAACAAGAAGCCATGAGCAGGCCAATGAATTTATCACATGACATATTTTCCACAGTTCTGCCTCATGTTCACTCGTGGCTTGACAAATATG GTAATAATTATCTTCAATGGATTGGCCCTAAAGCTCAACTGGTTGTTACTGAACCAGAGCTAATCAAAGAGATAATGAACAATAGAGACAACGCTTATCCAAAGCCAGAGACCGCACCCTATACGAAGAAGCTCTTAGGAGATGGGCTTGCGACTTCTGAAGGTGAAAAATGGGCAAAGATGCGGAAACTTGCTAATTCTGCCTTTCATGCAGAGAGCCTCAAA AATATGATTCCATCAATGATCAGTAGCGTTGAGGTGATGCTAGAGAGATGGAAACATCATGAAGGTAAAGAGATTGAGGTATTTGAAGAATTTAGGCTATTGACATCAGAAGTGATTTCAAGGACAGCTTTTGGGAGCAGTTACTTAGAAGGGAAGAACATTTTTCAGATGTTGACGAAATTGGCCTTGATATCATCCAGAAATGCTTTTAAACTCAGGTTTCCTGGCGTCAG taaaatttataaaactaatgATGAAATTAAATCGGAGGAGCTTGTAAAAGGAATACACAACGCTATATTAGAGAtaataaagaagagagaagagaaggtAATGACTGGAGAGGGTAGCAGTTTTGGGGGTGATTTTCTCCAATTACTTGTAGAGGCTCATCATGATGCCAATGCTAGCCTAAAGATTTCAATAGAAGATTTGGTGGACGAGTGCAAAACATTTTACATTGCTGGTCAAGAATCCACTAGTACTTTGCTTGTGTGGACTATATTTCTTCTAGCAATCCACACAGATTGGCAAGAAAAAGCAAGAAAGGAGGTGCTCAATTTATTTGGCCAACAAAATCCTAACTCGGATGGAATCACAAAACTCAAGACT ATGGGTATGATCATCAATGAGTCTCTAAGATTATATCCACCCGTAACTGGAATAGCAAGAAAAGTTGAAAGGGAAGTTAGACTGGGGAAGCTCACTCTTCCGGCTAATTTATTATTGTACATCCCAGCTCTTGCACCTCACCATGACCCTAAAATATGGGGAGAAGACGTGCATCTTTTCAAACCAGAGAGATTCTCAGAAGGTATTGCCAAGGCTACTAACAACAACATAGCTGctttttttccctttggaaTAGGGCCTAGAAATTGTGTGGGGTTGAACTTTGCGACAACTGAAGCAAAGATTGCTCTTTCCATGATTCTACAACGCTATGCCTTCACCCTTTCCCCAGCCTATGTCCACTCACCATTTCAGCTTCTTTCCATTCGCCCACAACATGGAGTTCAAGTGATGCTACACTCATTGTAA